From the genome of Solanum pennellii chromosome 6, SPENNV200:
TTGTCCGCAAAGCAAAAATGACACAATCACTCTTTGAAGAGTCAAAAAGGTATTTGAAAAATactatttaagaaaaaggaagaaatctATACACTGAAAAATTAGATTAGTTGATTTCTACTTTCAAATATAATAATGCTTGCAGCGATGGAGGAGTAGCATTGCGCCAAAAATAATATCATGCTCTAGCAACAAACTTATCTGATTTGATTTTATTGGTTTATAACCTTTCAGCTGGAGACTCTTCCTGAATTGATTGCTGGGGTTTGGTCTGATGACAGCAGTTTGCAACTTGAATGTACAACACAATTCCGGAAACTGCTTTCAATTGGTCAGTGTTGCTTTGCTTTTTTCCTAAATATACTTCTATTTGATCACCTTGACAATAAATGTTTTTCCTCTCTGTATCTTTGTGTCCTAATTAGTATGCGTTTTCACTTCTGGTTGTTTTGGCAGAACGCAATCCTCCTATAGAGGAAGTGATACAGTCTGGGGTAGTTCCTCGCTTTGTTGAATTTCTTGCTCGAGATGACTATCCTCAACTGCAGGTTTTTTTACAAAatctattatttttgttttttgttttgcaGTTCATCTTTATTTCTAATGTTCACATAATTGGCATCCTATAATCTAGTTTGAGGCAGCGTGGGCTCTTACAAATATTGCATCTGGTACATCAGAAAATACTAAAGTTGTGATTGATTATGGTTCTGTCCCAATTTTCATCAGACTTCTAAGTTCACCAAGTGATGATGTCCGTGAACAGGTAAAACTTTATATATAAGAGGGCTAGGCTTTCATGTTTCTTCTCATAATTGTCATGATATTATgtctatttttctaaaaaaaaggtTGGGGTTACGGGAAGGAGTAATGGGGGAGAGAATTACAAAGTGGAAAATCAAACCCTCACTGCCAAGATGAAAGTTCAAGTATTCAACCAACTTAGCTACTAAGATTCCCCTGatattatatgtattatgccaatttATTTCTGAGAAGTTAaaatttcttctattttgattattttttttttaaaaatttataggCAGTTTGGGCTTTGGGAAATATTGCTGGTGACTCGCCCAAGTATCGTGACCTTGTGCTTGGCCATGGAGCTTTAGCGGCATTGCTGGCACAATTTAATGATCAGGCAAAGCTATCTATGTTGAGAAATGCTACCTGGACATTGTCAAACTTCTGTAGGGGAAAACCTCAGCCACTGTTCGAGCAGGTTTGACTTTAAAGATAAAGTTTGTTTGATCTTTTCAgatatttatattacttttaaaGGTTATGCCTTTTAAAATTCATTGCGCAGACAAAAGCGGCACTCCCCACTCTTGGTCGCCTTATCCACTCAAATGATGAAGAAGTCTTGACAGATGCATGCTGGGCTCTTTCATACCTTTCTGATGGAACTAATGATAAAATCCAGGCTGTTATTGAAGCTGGAGTGTGTTCCCGCCTTGTTGAGCTGCTACTGTGAGTTATAGATCTTATTTTTGAGGGTTTGTCTTAGGCTTTTGATATGTTAAAATCATAAGTTTCTTACTGccttcatcttctttttgtgaGTAGTCATTCTTCACCATCTGTTCTCATTCCTGCCTTGCGCACTGTTGGTAACATAGTCACAGGAGACGATATCCAAACTCAGGTATTTATCATCCTCCCATGTACAATATATATAAGATTCTCTGCTTTAGCcaatttttcatgtttgattttttttttcgtttttaacTCTTCTCATTCTTAATTAAGTCTCTGTGTAAACATGAATTCTCAATATCTAATCCATTAGTACGTCAGATGTATCTTCATCTTTTTGTTTAGGTAAATTATGCAGGTCagataaaaaatatacttaaaaatcTAGCTTTCGTCAatgataattcaatttttgtaaTAATTCTGATAGTCAactatatcataatcataatatgaaAGTCAatgataattcaatttttgtaaTAATTCTGATAGTCAagtatatcataatcataatatgaaagaaaagatGAAGTAAAGATTGGGCTAGCTAGTCAATTAGTTCTCATTAAGTTTCTACCATGTTTAAGAGAGGTTGCTCACGGAAGTCTTCGCTAATTCATCCGTGTACTACACTCAGTCTTGAGTTATCATGTTTGCCTACCTGAGTAGGGGGTTAGTGGTGTTTGActgttatgattatttttagaataaacTTTCCATTGCCGAACTGCCCACTGGGGTAGTGTTGCACCACATATTTACGGAACAAATGGTGTTACATCTCTATTTGTTCTGTAGGAGAAAAAATAGGGAGaggaaattttctaaatttttggTCCCTGAAACGTAAGATGAGTGAAATTGAGTTAACTTCTTTGCTATCCTGTTATTCTCCTACCAAGGTAGGGATGCTCTAATAGGGTAATATTGTATGGCGGAGGCATGCTCTCTCTTTCAGTGAGGAGTTATTTGCATCCTTCCATTTTTGTTACCTCTCAGACGTAGTGGAAATAAAATGGACACAAAAACTACATGTTTTGGTTGTTGAAGCAAATTATGTCCTACCTAATTTATCAGCTGGATTCTTTTTTGGTGGACattgatgaatctatattgTTTAGGTTATGATTGACCATCATGCTCTTCCCTGCCTTGTTAACCTGTTGAcgcaaaattacaaaaaaagcattaaaaaagAAGCTTGTTGGACAATCTCGAACATTACAGCTGGAAATAGAAATCAAATTCAGGTATGTTGTATGGTAATTGACAATTTGTGCTTCTTTTATCAATTGACAGAGAACTGAAAATAAGTGAAGAAAGAGAACCTTTGCAAGATGATTCAGTTTTGTATAATGATACTGAAAGGGGTTTAATTGAAATAGATTGTGATTGAGGCTGGCATTATTGCCCCTCTTGTATATCTGCTTCAAAATGCTGAATTTGAGATAAAGAAAGAGGCTGCTTGGGCAATTTCAAATGCTACGTCCGGTGGAAATCATGATCAAATCAAGTATGTTTCCTTTAGCAAATTCAGTTTCATCTGCTTAACCTTACATCTAGTTTGAAGCTCACATGTAAATTGATTTCTAGGTTCTTGGTGAGCCAAGGTTGTATAAAACCATTGTGTGATCTTCTGGTATGTCCTGACCCAAGAATTGTCACTGTCTGTTTGGAAGGGCTTGAGAATATTCTGAAGATTGGGGAAGCTGATAAGGATCTAGGTAACACAGAAGGCGTGAATGCTTATGCCCAGTTAATCGACGAGGCTGAAGGTCTAGAAAAGATTGAAAACCTCCAAAGCCATGACAACACTGAAATCTATGAGAAAGCAGTGAAGATCCTCGAAACTTATTGGTTGGAGGAGGAAGATGTGCCGGTTTCATTAATTGAAGATCAATTCGAATTTGGAGGGGCCGATATATCTCTTCCATCGGGAGGATTTAACTTCAGTTGATGGGGTATGTTATtgttcccttctttttttatgattatttcctCTCTGTTGACAACGGTTTCCTTTGAAAACTTTTGTTCTTTTGAGCACCTGTTTTATGGTGTAAATTATTTAGCATTAGGATGTGTTAAATGGTGTTTGAGCGATGATGTAAAGCTAGTCAACCTTACCTTTGATTTAGCAAAAATGGTTTGTTGCAGTTAAAACTTGTGGTAGTTTCTTAATGTTTAATTCTTTCCAGGTTTGGCTAGCAGGTCAGTGAGTGGTTTTAAATTGGAGAAACATCCTGCTCTTTAAACATGTGTAGAGAGAGTTGTCATCTACTTGGGGGAGGATCGgatttttacatatattttctctatttattgATGGAGTTGGTGTTGTATAAGTTACCTTTTCCCCTAGACTAGACTATTGGTGGTGGtggatattatatatatatatgtgtatacatGTTAATGTACAAGTCATACCTGGGCTCTCCATGACATTATTTGGTGTAAACATATACTTGTTTCCATCTTTTTGTACCCTTATATGGCTTGTTTCCATCTCTGTACCCTCATTTGGCATTATCATAGTAGTTGCTTTCTGGCTTAAGAAGAGATACTTCATTTACAAGAATGAGGTGCTGAAATTACTACCAATATGGAATGTGTTTGCTTCTTTTTGATCATTTGCTATGTTTATATGTTCATTTTAGGGTTTTGAGGAGATAAGTACAAAAACGATGGCTTTAGAGTTTCCTGGTCTTCTTACCACTTAGCTTGATTTATACACTGAGTGCCCAAGTGGTCCTCAAGCCAACCCAACTCCACATTATAAAAAAGAACTAACAATATGCTTAACAAAGTGTacattaatatttatgaaaaatgagttttgaGTTTTACGTTCTAATATGGCAAAAATCTACTGCGAAAAATTAAATGACATGTTATAAGCCGTTAATTTACTGTAGTggaaaatctaaaaaattatcTACACAAAAACTTGAAATTCTAGAGAAGTTAGTATCTCAAAGAAATAACAGTGcacaaatacaaaatttttgaaattaatcgACAATGAGAATGTGCTAATTCTACAGCCACTTTTATTTTTACAGCACCAAAAGTTGAAAACAAACTAGAAGTAATACTAACAGCTTTTTCATCAATCAAGATCCACTCTTTTTTTTATGGAAATAATTGGGACCCCCAAAATTATTACTGCTCCACTACTACTTGTTCATCTGCTCTATCTCTTATGCCTTTCTTTCTTGATATCTGCACATTGTACAAAACctgaaaaaatataaacagTTATAAAATAGTAGTCTTGTTTAGAGGGTTCAAAATTAGAGCAAGAAGAAAATTGCAACACCAAAAATGAGACAAGTGACTAAAGGGTGTCTTTCTAGGTGAATGGATTTGGAGGTAGGTGGTGGTGGGCTGTGAaaatagaaaggaaaatatGGTACAATTGGATTTGGGGGTGGTGGAGTTGGGTAGTTATTAGTCGGTGGTGGATAGTTTCCACCACCATTCCCATCACCCCCGCCACCACTGTTGCCCCCGCTATTGTTCGGGGGTGACACATAATATGAAGAGGGTGGGGGTGGTGGATAAAGTTGAGGAGGAGGTGGTGGGGTTGAAATTGGCTGACAAGGGTTGTCACAAGAAGAGCACATTGTGCAAGAAAGTTGGTCTTTGGCCATAGCTGTGATTGTTGACATAGCTTGAGAATAATAGTGGTTGAgtgaaatcaagaaaaagagagtaaaaatatggaaaatgaaTTGAGAATGTGGGGGTGAGAAAGtccccatttttatttttttgatcaaATATGGGGAAGAAAGTTTGGGGATATAAAAAGAAAGTAGAAGGAGATGGGTAGCTTATATTATGTCACTATAAAATATGAAGGAGATGAGTGGAAACaaatttacaatttaaaatGTAGCAAATGTGTACACAAATTAGAAGAGAATTCTAACTTGAATAGTCAtgtatattacttttttttttgttttttttcagaATTTGATAAACTCTTACCGTTCGACTATTTCACGCAAGGCTGAAGAAAACTTTCTATTCAAAACTAAAAGTtgagatctttttttttttagaaattatgttGGAAGATATCATTAaggaaatataattatatttgtttaatCGTTTAAGTGGAAATAAATCTATGTCAAGCTTGATATATGatatcatatcaacatatactCTCATGTGAGGAAGTGTGcagaaaaaatcataaattataaccTAGTTTGATCTGGAACGgtatttaagaaaagaaagaagattttttaatcttgtggttctaaattaaagttatgtcaaatgtaccaaaatgccctttaatcttgtggtgtTAAACATGTCACGTAAAAAGTTAAAGTTTAAGTattgccaaaaaagaaaagggatcattctttttaaaacaaactaaaaaggaaatagagacattctttttttatgtattgaGAAGTgtttttactataaaaaaaaagatttgataTATAAAAGCGAAGCTAGCAATCTGCAAGTTGATTTGATCGAATTCAATAAATTTtgcttaaaaaatatatttatgctaataaatttattgagcgtttaattcttttattttataaattcccTTCATAAAAATTCAGAATTTGTCGCTGAGTTATACCATGGGAGATTGCATGTGTATTATGAGCGTACCTTTATTCAATCGTTTATtataatgacaaaaaaaataacaatatgcATATTACTACAATTTTTAATACACTGCTACCACTgaaattcttctttatctttttgtcACGATGTAAATACTTTTTTCATTGCTACAATAAAATCTCGTGGAAATTTAGTTAGCGGTAGATTTATATTCTATTTGAttataagttttaaaagtaaatttttttttctaaaaaataataaaaaacattaTCATTTGTTGGAAAAAGTAATAATGTAGGTATTTTatggaatttttttaataactcaCCGATCACCACGTGAATTTATAAGGTTCGATTCATTCATAAACCCTTTCTGTTAGttattattgtttctattttatgaGCGTTATGTAAagttacattattattttatcgcGTCGAATTATTGGAgaagttatatatttattttataagcattttcttattgggtaaaTTGAAAACTGAACTATTAATAAGGACCAACACCAACAAAAGTgtcaactttcacatatagcaaattaaaaattcatatttgtatgttatagcaaagtttgcataattgcgctgcatagcaaacatagaaactgtataattcgctatacatatacagttgaagcaaattgtatataacgaagtgtataaaacaagaaagagaaagacacttgggcagagaactgtataaaaacgaagtgtataaaatgaattatattatcataagtgtatagaacgattatatacaatttgaatttttataaaatgagaaagagagaaagacaaaagagacttgacaaggaatatacaattaaatcgaattgtataaaacgagaaaaagagaaatttgatacaatttgaaaattgtaaaaaacgagaaagagagaaggcAAAAGAAACAGGGCAggagagtatttttattgtataattataagtgtataggacgaaaatatatgtacttgcatgtgcatatacaattttctcacgctttacacaaacagaaacgcaatttatacatttcgcttctatttgtataagtgagaaaggcgagggtggctcgggagagtggcgagcgagatctggaagaggggagagaggggaacaaaaatatatgtatttatacaattttctctgctttatacaattagaaataatttttatacacttctgtttgtataaaagtgaggaagcgagcgagagattggaggagagtggtgagcgagatatttgggagagaggcgcctgacaattttttacaaacgtttgctatggagcacaattaaatcaaaccctaactactccatttattttagattattagtttgctattatgtataatttttcctttaattattgattaagtatatttaaaaattaaaaatcgatAAACTAAATTGATACTACAATTCAATCGAACTCATCGATGCACACACttaataaaatgggaaaattgtatataatagcaaactaataacctaaattaaatagaatagctagggtttgatttaattgtgctccatagcaaacattagctaaaatttgccagcgtctctctcccagaaatctcgctcgccactccattctcgctcgcctctctcgctttatacacagaagtgtataattctgttttgtataaagcgagagaaaattgtaatacacatgcaaaaacatatatcttcgtgttatacacttaattatacaatttacaaacattttacttcaaatattgcagagaaaaaggtcaacgaattatacaattgcgaattatacaattgcaatgaaatacaattttctctagctttatacaacagaagtgtatatattgtgtttctgtttttgtataaagcgaaagaaaaacacatatcttcttgctatacatttaatattgcagcgaaataggcagtgaattatacaattgtgcattatacaattgcaatgaaaataggatagcgaattatacaattgcagcgaaataggccagcgaattatacaatttaggccaacgaattatacacttgtatatttataacgaattatacagtttttatgtttgctatggagcgcaattatacaaaatttgctatagcatacaaatataaattttttgtttgctatatgtgaaagttgcccatttaaaatatctatttaattttgtctttaaatcactaatatatttgaattacaCTTACCTTCTACCTTTAATTTTGGGATTATAAATTTAAGTCATCAATATAGTAAAAAGTAGTTGGGGaggtaaaaataaaaagatgtttGAGTAACTAAAAATAGGGGGAAAAACAATGCACCAATGACGTGGTCTTTGTCTTGACAACCTCACCGACAATGACAATACTTTCCTTTTAAAACTTATCACTTACATTAATactaaaatacttttatttttttgaaatttaatttactatttttttgatagattaatttaacatttaaaagtTATATAGAAAAACTCTTACATCTTAATATGTTGGTCGTAatacatgtaatttaactttaaaaaaaaattgattaatattttgagacggatgaaataatattatatttttttaatatgatagataatacaatacaatattaAACTCTTCGCAAAATGCGTTTAAGGTATTACCTTGGAAACATAAGAGAGATACTCTTTAGTTTCGAGAATCTTGtgaacaagaaaaaaagaaataattcaacGCCATTCACCTAAATCAAGGGACTATATTTCTTTAATAGTATGATATTCGTAATTTACTGATTAgattaatgaaaatttaaatatgcaaGACTcaattaaggggaaaaggtttgtaataattttttttaaaaataatttataaaacttgaatttgaaatagTTAATTAGAGATTTCATCTGTCCCACAAAATTACCACATCCGTCGGTGGTATTTGAAgcattttttttgaataatacgTTGTCAAATTA
Proteins encoded in this window:
- the LOC107023620 gene encoding importin subunit alpha isoform X1 is translated as MSLRPNSRTEARRSRYKVAVDAEEGRRRREDNMVEIRKNKREENLLKKRREGLLQAQQFPSTAAVSHLDKKLETLPELIAGVWSDDSSLQLECTTQFRKLLSIERNPPIEEVIQSGVVPRFVEFLARDDYPQLQFEAAWALTNIASGTSENTKVVIDYGSVPIFIRLLSSPSDDVREQVGVTGRSNGGENYKVENQTLTAKMKVQAVWALGNIAGDSPKYRDLVLGHGALAALLAQFNDQAKLSMLRNATWTLSNFCRGKPQPLFEQTKAALPTLGRLIHSNDEEVLTDACWALSYLSDGTNDKIQAVIEAGVCSRLVELLLHSSPSVLIPALRTVGNIVTGDDIQTQVMIDHHALPCLVNLLTQNYKKSIKKEACWTISNITAGNRNQIQIVIEAGIIAPLVYLLQNAEFEIKKEAAWAISNATSGGNHDQIKFLVSQGCIKPLCDLLVCPDPRIVTVCLEGLENILKIGEADKDLGNTEGVNAYAQLIDEAEGLEKIENLQSHDNTEIYEKAVKILETYWLEEEDVPVSLIEDQFEFGGADISLPSGGFNFS
- the LOC107023620 gene encoding importin subunit alpha isoform X2, coding for MSLRPNSRTEARRSRYKVAVDAEEGRRRREDNMVEIRKNKREENLLKKRREGLLQAQQFPSTAAVSHLDKKLETLPELIAGVWSDDSSLQLECTTQFRKLLSIERNPPIEEVIQSGVVPRFVEFLARDDYPQLQFEAAWALTNIASGTSENTKVVIDYGSVPIFIRLLSSPSDDVREQAVWALGNIAGDSPKYRDLVLGHGALAALLAQFNDQAKLSMLRNATWTLSNFCRGKPQPLFEQTKAALPTLGRLIHSNDEEVLTDACWALSYLSDGTNDKIQAVIEAGVCSRLVELLLHSSPSVLIPALRTVGNIVTGDDIQTQVMIDHHALPCLVNLLTQNYKKSIKKEACWTISNITAGNRNQIQIVIEAGIIAPLVYLLQNAEFEIKKEAAWAISNATSGGNHDQIKFLVSQGCIKPLCDLLVCPDPRIVTVCLEGLENILKIGEADKDLGNTEGVNAYAQLIDEAEGLEKIENLQSHDNTEIYEKAVKILETYWLEEEDVPVSLIEDQFEFGGADISLPSGGFNFS
- the LOC107023620 gene encoding importin subunit alpha isoform X3, producing MSLRPNSRTEARRSRYKVAVDAEEGRRRREDNMVEIRKNKREENLLKKRREGLLQAQQFPSTAAVSHLDKKLETLPELIAGVWSDDSSLQLECTTQFRKLLSIERNPPIEEVIQSGVVPRFVEFLARDDYPQLQAVWALGNIAGDSPKYRDLVLGHGALAALLAQFNDQAKLSMLRNATWTLSNFCRGKPQPLFEQTKAALPTLGRLIHSNDEEVLTDACWALSYLSDGTNDKIQAVIEAGVCSRLVELLLHSSPSVLIPALRTVGNIVTGDDIQTQVMIDHHALPCLVNLLTQNYKKSIKKEACWTISNITAGNRNQIQIVIEAGIIAPLVYLLQNAEFEIKKEAAWAISNATSGGNHDQIKFLVSQGCIKPLCDLLVCPDPRIVTVCLEGLENILKIGEADKDLGNTEGVNAYAQLIDEAEGLEKIENLQSHDNTEIYEKAVKILETYWLEEEDVPVSLIEDQFEFGGADISLPSGGFNFS
- the LOC107021977 gene encoding proline-rich receptor-like protein kinase PERK4 translates to MAKDQLSCTMCSSCDNPCQPISTPPPPPQLYPPPPPSSYYVSPPNNSGGNSGGGGDGNGGGNYPPPTNNYPTPPPPNPIVLYNVQISRKKGIRDRADEQVVVEQ